Genomic DNA from Macadamia integrifolia cultivar HAES 741 chromosome 6, SCU_Mint_v3, whole genome shotgun sequence:
GCATCTTCCTTTTTATCACCACAAAACTGAAATGATTGGTCCATTGTGATTTTCGGCAGGTGAAGCCCATCACTAGTAGCCAAACCATGCTCACACGCCCTGGCCATATGAAAGCTTTGATTTTTAGTAGGCAGTCAATAGACCATTTTCGATTCCACACTGAATCAGGGACACGAACCCATTGGTGCACTCTTGAGAACAGAGAACAGACCATTTGTTGCAGGTCCTCACACTTGTTTATCAACCCCCGGGTAGAGACTTAATGAGATTTTTAATATTACATCTCTTATTGCCGGCTGGAAGAATTGTTGAAGCAAGTCCGATATCCAACACCTTGCATTCTGATCGATAAGTTCTCATAAAGGAGGTTATATCTTGTTGGTCTTTACTTCTGAATACAAAAATCCGGCAGTGATTGTATCCATCTATACTCCCAAGTGCATACATTATCATTAGTCCCTATTTTCCATACAAGTCCAGCAAGTAATGTCTTCCAGCCTTCCACTAGATTGTGGCAGCCCCACAATTGCTTATTTCTCACTCTTATCTCCTAAATATTTGTGTGGGGAAAATAAGTGGACTTCAAGAGACGACCCCAAAGTGAATCCGAGTTGGACCATAACCTCCATGCAGCCTTACTAAGTAGAGCTTGATTCTGCAATCTGGAATCTTTGAATCCAAGGCCACCCTTGGATTTTGGACAACATAGGCGAAACCATGAAATCCAATGGATCCTTGAATCTTCGATATCCCATACTTTGTTGGGAGGCCTAGGTATTTCGAAGGCCTATCCCCATAACGATTCTTCAAAATCCTAGAGAACCACCTTTATGGAATCTTGAATGTGTGTTGGGACTAAAGGTTAGGCTAGATCTTTGAAGATTGATAGCCTGCACAGCAGCCTAACAATATAAATTCAGGTATTTCTTTAGAGTGGTGATCTCCGAAAGCTTAACTCGAGAGAATACAATAAGCAATCATCTACAAACAGAAGATGAGTAATGGGCGGGCCTCGGTGCCTAATTCTCACTCCATAGAAGGAACCATTGGATACTGCATGATCAATTATTGATGTAAGAGCTTGGGAACGTTAGATAAAAGTGGCAGGTGAGATGAGATCACCTTAGCGTATTCCACGAGATGGAACAATGAAATCTATGATGCATCCATTGAGAGCATTGAGTAAGACACTGAACGAATACATGCCATCACCGGGTCAACCCAATGTCTGCGAAATCCCATTCTCAATAACATTCTTTCAATGAAGGTCCACTCCAACCTATCATATGCCTTAATATCCAACTTCAATGCCAGGTACATGTCTTTGCCCTTCTTATACTTCTTGACATGGCGAAAAAGCTCATGTTTTTAGGATGTGTCTGAGATGAGACGTGATGGTATTAAGGTTGACTGAGTCAGTACTATTATCTGGTGAAGAGTTCTATGCAATATGTCAGCAATTAGCTTGGTAATAATCTTAAATATGACATTACACAAGCTAATGGGTTTGAATTGGTCCGTCGTCTCTGGGTGAGCAACTTTAGGGATAAGACACAAATGTTTTATTCAAATCCGTAGGAATACATcctgttgagaaaaactttgtTAAATACACAAAAATGCCACTCTTCACTAAATCTCAATGCTTCTGAAAGAAGAGTGGTGGGAAGCCATCTGGACCAAGGGATTTTAATGGcgacagagagaaaaaaaaaaactagtcttTTATGGGTGGCAGACTGACAGTCTACAGAGAGTCATTTAATTTATCTGTTActacaaggtttttttttttttttttttttggtaagtgtTACTACAAGGTTCACATAACCTAAAACCTGAATCAAGGCTTCATTTTTAACAGGTTCAGAAAGAAATAAGCTTTAATAATAAGAACATACAATATCTGAGAATTCAGAATCTGTAGCATTCCATTAGCTTGAGGGAAGCTTTAGCTTGAGGATCCTTAGGGTGTCGTTGCTGGACAGTAGAAAGATGGAAATAGGAAGTGTTCATACCTCCACTCTACAACCAGGATATCCTTGACTTTTACtaattatcttcttagtaatgagttatccattggttttaatattagttatctctctcttaaaatgataaatgataattttatttGTAACAATGATTTCGCTACAAACTTTATTTATCCATTATTTTCACATTTATAATGtgaataaatcaaaaccaaaaccaactaaACGACTTGTTACAAATAAAGAAGGCtggaacttgagacctccttgTGAGGATaggttttttgcacaccataactcaccaactaagctactTGTTACAAATAAAGAAGGCTGGAACTTGAGACCTGCTTGTGAGGATAGGTTTTTTGCACactatagctcaccaactaagctaagCAGTTGTTAAAATAAGGATTAATAAAcggtttcttctttcttaaagCTTCCATAACCCATACAACCATATTTCTCAAATTTCGAAATGCACCCAAACAACCAATAAGGATTCAACGGATGggttatttttcctttatttttccatACATCAGTATGGATTTTTACAGTTAATAGTAAATTAGTGAGAAAAGGTTGAGCTACAAAACTCCTCAATTTACCCAATAAAAATAGATTCTCAAAAAAGAAGCTATCCAGGGGATGCATTAGAGAAGCACAGGTCAAGGTTCAACAGAATGCCATCAGAACCCTAAAGCATCTCCATTCTGTTGCACTCCCAATACCTGAAGGTTGAATCCAAGTCTTACTAACATTTCTTCTCCTCAATATCcaacagaagaaaaggaaaattaattaaaacacTTACCAATCCTACagataaaacaaaaaagaggaatTGGATTAACACAGCCGGTTTTGTTTCTCCCATCAACAGTCATTAACACTTCTTGGATGGCATCAGCTTCCTTTGTCATTGCAAATGTCAATAAGGAAGTAATTCTTTCTAAGCAAGATTCTGGTGTTTCCTGATCACAACTCGTAAATCTTACCAACTAAAATTTCATTGTTTCATTCACGATTTCAAATTGGTCCTCCGAAACAGCTGCAACAATACcaagaaaaatgggaaaaaagggTAACGCAATAGTTTGCTGCCTTACTGATCAAAGCTCATACATAGGTTTCAGCTAAGATGGGGCCTTCGTCCGCGTTGTTTTGCTGATCGTCATCCTTGTGATCAGCCTGTTCCTTGATCTTCAGACCCTGTAACTCGTCCACACATGCCTTCTCTCCCTCAGATATCTCCGTTCCCAATACTCTGATGTCACTGTGCCGACCTTCCTCATCACTCAACGAATCGCCAACGCCGGCGACGATGACATCATTCCCGAAGGTTTGTGGCAGGCCACCGCCTTTCTCATTGCTACAGGGTCCCGGTTGAGCCGCTGTCGGTGCCGGTGATATCCCTACCAACGCATCCGACAACTTGGCATCGCTTGGGCCAAGATCCTGGATACAGCTATTGGCATCGTCTTTTTCATCTTCTGCGATGGTGAGGATTGAGGAAGCCCGAGAGCTGATGGAGGTGGCGGCCTTGAGGAATGCTTCTTTGATGGCTTCAGGGGAAAGAGCGCAGTCCTCCAGGCCTGCATCTTCGAGTCTCGGTGGTCGAATCGTGCTCAACAGCCCTTCATCCCCGGTTGCTTCCATCCTCCTCGTAACCCTAACCTTTACCCTCAAAAGAATCTCTGATTTAGATCGAAATCAAAAGCTTACTCCTCTTTACTTTCCACTGTGGTTTGCTCTTGTCACAACATTGAACTATCCCTTAGTATTAGTACTCAATCTTCTGGCAGCCACTATACAGTTTCTTCTGAGGAGCATTTCCCACCCATGTGGCCATGTATCCGTATGACACAGTGGAGTGACCAAAACGGGAAGATTCTCGATGGATTGAATACAGAGGAATTTGAGAGCGGTTGAGCAGTCTACTTAGATCCTCGATTAGGGGTTCCTACATATTTCCACCCCATACTACACTACAAGTTTCACAAAATCCCCACCAGTCTCTTTGGTGAGGAAATTCTAATTACCGGGAATGTGATATGATCTCATATCAACATATGGAGGTTAATCCTACATCAGTTTTCAAACAGAATTAATGTGGATTGACATGATCTTAAGTCCCTTCACCTTGTTATTGGACCAACTTGGTGCTAAAGTGAAAAGCTTTTAAGAAAGAGCTACCTACTGCGTGAGAAAAACCTTGGAGCAAATGAAAACCATTTAGAAAGGGCAATTTGATCCGAAGTGGGTCCCCTAATAGACTGGTTTATGAAGTTGAGTTCTTCTCCGAAGGGAACAATGGGTTCTAAGGACTCCCTTGCAAAGTGAAGATACTATAAGAGAGTATGATGTATTAAGGGTCCGTATAAATGTGAACACCGAATATATTTCATATCAGCATGTAAGTCTTAATAAATTAAAGTGATAGATAGTCTTGGAAGGGAGATACAGATAGACCATTGCCACATTGTCTCCATTTCTTTGACACCTACTATATAATACAGCCCCTAATAACCTTCACTGAATTATTACTGGATAATGAATGGAGGATGAAGTATCCTTTACATCCCAATACAAACACACATTTCCTTATAGACACCCTAACATTCACAGCCAGTAGATCTTTGTTGCCGACCTCCACCCGCAACATCAATGGTCTCAGGCAGATATCTTCATTAACAAACACAACGTCAGCAACTACTAAAGATATTACAAAACTCTGTCAGCTCTGAAAaagcacacacacaaacacaagaCAAGAGAAGGAAATAAAGCCCCAGAATACTTACATTTCTTCTTCAGGTTCATTCTTTAGAGCATCCTTGGCTATACATTGAAAAGCAGCTTCCACATTAATGCCCTCCTTTGCAGAAGTCTCAAAGTAGGGAATGTTCCCCTTGGAGGCACACCATGCCTTAGCCTTCTTCTCAGATACCTAAAGTCAAAACACAAGCATACAAAAATTACAGATAAGATTGTAAGAAGATCATGCAAGAAAACAACATAGCCCAGTAAATTTTCCCACAATGCTTTAAAGCTGGTCAGAAAAtatacaagaaagaaaagaaatgccCGCTTACCACTCGGCTGTTGCCACCATCAACATCTATCTTGTTCCCCAACACTACAAATGGAAAGTTCTCGGGGTCCGATGGACTTGcctgaaaaaataacaaaaaatatctCAAGGCTTTGGTTATTCAGAAACTAGAGACTGCTACATATTCAAGATGGTTGCACTGCTAATTACCTGAATCAGAAATTCTTCTCGCCAATTGTTAAGGTCCTCAAACGATTTCATGACATTCACATCATAGACGAGAACACAACAGTCTGCACCTCGGTAGAAAGCAACACCAAGACTTTGGAACCTCTCCTGCCCAGCAGTATCCCATATCTGAACAGATGATCGCAAAATAGGTCGGTCACAACATAAAAGAAGTGGTTGCAACAAGTGAATTCTCTCAAATAATTACCCCACTTCATGGGAAAAAATACAAGTCAAATACAGACCCAATAGGCAAGGTGATGCAGCCCAGTTTCAAAGAGCATCCAGATAGGTAGTCTTAAAAAGtatcaaaggaagaagaagaagaagaccttgAAGCACTATTGAAAAACTTAAACTCAGTTGTTAACTTAGTGCTGTAACTGAGTTTtaaatttgtttctttgttaGCTTTGTTATCTAGTTAGTTGGATAAGGGTAACAGTTTAATTTGTTAAAGAGttctacttcatcttctttccttgtaATAGTTTATTTAGATAGGATAGAGTTTTATGTAGTTAAAACACTCCAATTCCTTCCCCATGGTTTGGAGAGtgactttttttccttcttttttctcgtCTTCTACTTAAGACACTACTTCCTACATAGAGTACGAGATTAACACTTAACTTTACATATAGTTCGTAAGAGCCATTGAGCTCCAAacaatttattttaataaaagagATTGGCTTGGCGCTGTTCATGGTCTCTATGACTTGAGATTTGGTAGTATGATTCAACTGCCTTGTTGGTGAGATTCCAATACTGCTGGTGGGATTCCAGCAAAGCTAGGTGAGAGGTCTGGTCATATCCTCCTTCTATAAACCCCTTCTTCACTGTTGAAATTCTGCAATCAGATCAGATCAGATATTTTCCGTTTGTTTCTTCTATAAGTTTCTGCAATTTCTAGTAATCTTTTCTCAGATTCTTCTAATTTATCACTGTTATTGAACCATTGTTCTTCTGGGTTTTCTGACAGCATATCATTCTGAACTGAGGTTTAAAAAGATCTATTTATATCAGTTTTTCCTGCATTTTTATGACCTACGATATCCTGAGCTTTAGTGGTTTTCTGATCATGATATAAGGAGCTGCTCAGACAGATCTAGCCATCAGATCTACTTCATAGCTAGATAAGTTCTTTACTGTTCTAAGAGTTACAATCGACCAGAAGTTGGTTTGAATCCATCCAGTATTTTGTAAGTTACTTGAGATCTAGTTCTTAGGATCTTAAGTTGCTAATTCTAAAACAGGACTTGTACATAAGATCCAACCGTTGGATCAGGCTCTTCTTTGGTGGAGTTATTCTTAAGAGTCAGACCTTCAACCAGAATCTCCCATCAATCTGAATTGTTGATTGCTATATAATTAGATTCTCTTGAATCTGGTTGTACCTTCTTCTCTGCAGTAAGTTCTTAGGCTTCTAGATACTCATCACAAGGTATCCCGGCCTTTAGGTTAGGACAAACCTCAACCGACCCTCTAATGTAGATGAGCCCATGTAATGTAAGAtcaaatcacaagtgatccaatcacaggtaggatctttagtaaattcaataaaaatcagattcagGAACAAATAGGATGAAtataacagaaaatagagaacgaagggaagaatgggggtaggggaataATTTTGCAGATagcaaaaaaaaactttcattcaatcaaattcgttgTCAATGTTGTAGCcgcttacaaacttatatagaagactcaaaatagagtcaaacattaaaaaggaaaggcctaacccagtccttaactaattaggaaacctaaactgactagaaaactgaaataacaaagaaaatagactcaaaacaggactctaattaaactaatgaattaaatctcgttttcttactttctactcatattttaggcccattaaagtggtccgttacaaagaaaacccataggatcaaaggcccaacacatgcataacccaacccaaggttCATTTCCAagaaaataagcccattaagtgacatATCTGCATCACCATGCATGGGCTTCACTACTGCAGGAGGAAGAACCAGAACCATCATTAAAACTGGTTCAGATCTGGGCCCCTTGAGCTCAAGTTTTTGTCttcaaattttctctctttgtgaGACTAGTCATCAAGCAAGTAAGGAGAATCAATTCAAGCGTCTAGAAGGGGTGAAATCCTCTCTACCAATTGGGTTTTACAGCAGTTTCCAGCCGTAGTTTGTCCTATGTGTTGACTTGatgaaaaacaagaaacaaaacttgGTTTCAGGCTTTCAGCTTCTATATGATCCCCggtttctatttatttcttccCTTAGCCAGCAAGCGTTTGACTAAGAAAGTTTTGTTTCCTTaatcagtttctattttgaaacttGCCTTTTGTAAGACTTtctttcagttttagtttccCAAATAAGCACTTTAATTTTGTGAAGCTTAGGCCAAGATAAATAGGGCCCATCGATTGTAATTGAATTCACGATTGAATCAATAAAATTTGTAATTTGTTTGCTAGTAAATCCGAGAGATTTGTGCCAATAACtaagatagctgtgggtgagaggcccaagtCTGAGATGGCCTACCCCCACCCACATCTATTCCATCGGTATCCTGTATTCTACTTCTTTCTCTTTGCTGATTGATCTTTGATCTTTGAGTGGTGATTTAAGCCCTGTTGAAGCCATCCTAAGGATCCAAACATTAGAGGCAGTTGAAGACCTAAGTTCAGCCTTgcagtcaaggattaaagtatcgatatcggtcggctaaatttaagatacatatcgaagGGTTTCGTATCGGAAATACGTTAAGATACACATAAATGGACAGGATACACATTTTTGTACACTTTTGCATTTAAAAAACagtattaaaaaacaaaatataatatgtatcatgcataaaaactaaaatggagaacaccATATTAAAAGAGACAAGCgtattcaattgaaatttttcaaaaggatgaggtttcttacatgtatcatgcataaacactaaaatggataACACCATATTGAGAaacaagtgcattcaattgaaattgttataaaggaTAAGGTTCTATAAGAATAGAAGCGACTAGGATGATGATGTGCACCAGCTTGTTATTAGCGAACCCTGAACTCAATGTAATCCAAAAAGTACTGGTGATTTTCCCCAAAAAACGGTGgggggccatgggggttgcaaggggacAAGAGGTGCCCcgccctatttttttttttgaaaatcataaactgggggtaattttgaagagaaaaatgcCCCAAAACTCGCCTCAGCATTTGTTCACGATTCGAGTTTCATAAAAGGCATTCTATCCCTTTAAGGAGACGTATTGAGTGTATTGAGCTGTATCGGTAtcatatcggccgatacgtgccaataccCTTAAactttcattcattcattcatttggGCAAATATACGTATCAATGAATATCGTATTGTACGATACGATATGATGCTTATCGATAGccaaaatttttataaaataaatgtaTAGTATTGTTGAGTATCGTATCAATACCAATGATAGTGATACGTATCAGCTGATAtggtacgatacgcaccgattcTTTAAACCATGCTTACATTCCAAATCGATCCCAGATCTGACAGGGTTTTGGGACTGTTGCGATCCTCCTTGTCAACCAGATTAGGGCTCATCTTCAGTCACCCTTTTGAGGTTAATCAAGAGTCCCAAGAGCAGCACTCTACCAGCTTTCAGGCCTGGTCCTCGGTCTGGTTTGCGAGATATTAAAGATCTCCCAAATTCAAAAGGAAAGCTATATCTCTACAACCTGTGGTCTATCTAAGCTAATGTTCTGGGGTTCTATTGAGCCTATTAAGATACTCCGTTGATTCCAGTTTCAGTCTCAACTGAGGCCTCGGCTGTGACTTTCAAGTTTTTACAGATTTGACCTAATTTCTGGTTTTGTTCTCAGTTATAGTCTATAGCCTGATTTGGTTATGTTCCTTAGCTGTTGTCTGGAGTTTATTCTATATCTCATTGGggagccaaccccatttagttgggacaaggctgagCTGTTGTTGTCTATATCTTAATGGGATGGGGCTGATTACACCTGTAATTAGCTTAACATTAGTCACATTAACTCatccccccacccaaaaaaaaaaaaaaaaaNNNNNNNNNNNNNNNNNNNNNNNNNNNNNNNNNNNNNNNNNNNNNNNNNNNNNNNNNNNNNNNNNNNNNNNNNNNNNNNNNNNNNNNNNNNNNNNNNNNNNNNNNNNNNNNNNNNNNNNNNNNNNNNNNNNNNNNNNNNNNNNNNNNNNNNNNNNNNNNNNNNNNNNNNNNNNNNNNNNNNNNNNNNNNNNNNNNNNNNNNNNNNNNNNNNNNNNNNNNNNNNNNNNNNNNNNNNNNNNNNNNNNNNNNNNNNNNNNNNNNNNNNNNNNNNNNNNNNNNNNNNNNNNNNNNNNNNNNNNNNNNNNNNNNNNNNNNNNNNNNNNNNNNNNNNNNNNNNNNNNNNNNNNNNNNNNNNNNNNNNNNNNNNNNNNNNNNNNNNNNNNNNNNNNNNNNNNNNNNNNNNNNNNNNNNNNNNNNNNNNNNNNNNNNNNNNNNNNNNNNNNNNNNNNNNNNNNNNNNNNNNNNAggagggaataggggagagaaggggggggggaaggaagagagagcCACATAGGCCTTTCTCAAacttaattcattcttcaataatcattccttgggttacatgctaatttatattaaataaaaactttaagattgaaatagaaattcctaattgcttcctaaattaaaatctaataaaataaaaacacactaaaactaaaattgaaaatttctacttgcctaatagctaccccaaaataacccaaaataaaagattacatatcttttccaaataaaacaaatattCTAAATATACTATTGGTCAACTACTAAACTTGGATCTGGTTCTTGGTCCGGGATCTTGAACGGGTTTAGGTCAATCCATCGTAGCGTTGCTACATCAATTCCCCTGATGtttagaaaaactcgtccacaaGTTTTATAGAAGGAGAGAATCAGCACCACTCGATCAACATCCTCGATCAACGGCTTTGATGAGGAAAAGATCCAACATAGCTCACGACTGACGGCCACGATCTCTTGATGGTCGTCAACAAATGATATGATTTTCATTGGAATTGAATGACGGGGCTTCACAAATGAGATCGGGCCATCGATCAGTTATTCAGATGCAACCTTCATCGGATCGTCCAATTCATCTTTAACATCAACATCAATGCTTGCTGTAATGGTCTCTAGATGGGAAGCTTTAAGCACTTCTAGATTAGCTTGGAGAGCTTTCAAGGTTACTTCATTTTGTCGATGGGAGCATGGTTCCCAAGGTGTCGTCACAATGTCATGAATACCGTGACCTTGCTGTCCGTCGGGGTTCAGAATACGTGTCTCTAAGGCATCAAGTCTTATGGTAATGACCTGGAGGGTAACAACTTTTGCTTCCCTTTCTATCCTACTAGCAACAAACTCTACTTGAAAAGCTCTAACCACCTTCAATGTCTCTTCATTCTGTCGAAGTAACCAAGTCCACAGCTTAGATGAGGTGGTGGTGTAAGCAACCATTGGAGTAAAGAGGTTGACAGGAAATTCCCTCTGATACGAAATAATGTGGGGCCCAAGAAAACCAACCCAAGATGGATGAGGGCCCACTTAATAACTTAATTGATTCAGATCTAAGATTAGGCGGCAAACAGGTTCATAAGGGTGGAAGGGCAATTTTTGTAAATACCCAGAAATTTCTAATCTTGAATGGGTCGGTTAAGGAGGGAGGACATAATGGGGAATTTAGATTATGGTTCAAGGGTAAACTAGGAAGGGGACTTGTATGGGGCTTAAAGTGGATTATGGAGGAAGAGAAGGGTAAAATTGGGAAGAAGAATAACAAAGGGTTGAGTCCCTCACGATtgtgaggttgtcttcaacctctggaCAGGAATCAGAGGCGCTGGCTCTAGGGC
This window encodes:
- the LOC122080845 gene encoding ras-related protein Rab7 — encoded protein: MASRRRVLLKVIILGDSGVGKTSLMNQYVNRKFSNQYKATIGADFLTKEVQFEDRLFTLQIWDTAGQERFQSLGVAFYRGADCCVLVYDVNVMKSFEDLNNWREEFLIQASPSDPENFPFVVLGNKIDVDGGNSRVVSEKKAKAWCASKGNIPYFETSAKEGINVEAAFQCIAKDALKNEPEEEIYLPETIDVAGGGRQQRSTGCEC
- the LOC122081167 gene encoding uncharacterized protein LOC122081167 yields the protein MEATGDEGLLSTIRPPRLEDAGLEDCALSPEAIKEAFLKAATSISSRASSILTIAEDEKDDANSCIQDLGPSDAKLSDALVGISPAPTAAQPGPCSNEKGGGLPQTFGNDVIVAGVGDSLSDEEGRHSDIRVLGTEISEGEKACVDELQGLKIKEQADHKDDDQQNNADEGPILAETYV